The Methylomusa anaerophila genome has a segment encoding these proteins:
- a CDS encoding helix-turn-helix domain-containing protein has product MPTVGEILRSEREKKGFSIKDVEREISIRALYLNAIEEGNYSIIPGEVYLKGFIRNYANFLGLDVQQIMAVYRQSKEKPATVTSASVIEESRLKKQGATSAAEKSWNYSIAKWLIVALVAGGVAGYAWWSSNVKQPAPTPPPPTAQQINPTQNSPQPTTPSTSQPQVTTPAKPANAKPVVVTAKFSNDCWTLVTADGREIYEGIPKPGETLTWEADNKITMKLGNAGAVNLIYNGKQIGTPGTNGEVIDKTFTANSVTP; this is encoded by the coding sequence ATGCCGACAGTAGGGGAAATATTGAGAAGTGAGCGGGAAAAAAAAGGTTTTTCCATCAAGGATGTTGAGCGAGAAATCAGTATTAGAGCGCTTTATCTGAATGCTATTGAGGAAGGTAACTATTCTATCATTCCCGGTGAAGTTTATTTAAAGGGTTTTATTCGGAACTATGCCAACTTTTTGGGATTAGATGTGCAGCAGATAATGGCAGTATATCGCCAGAGTAAAGAAAAGCCTGCAACAGTTACATCTGCTTCTGTTATAGAGGAATCCCGTCTCAAAAAACAAGGGGCAACTTCAGCGGCGGAAAAGTCGTGGAACTACTCGATTGCCAAGTGGTTGATCGTTGCTCTTGTGGCCGGAGGAGTTGCAGGTTATGCATGGTGGTCTTCAAATGTCAAGCAACCGGCTCCTACACCACCGCCTCCTACTGCTCAGCAAATAAACCCAACTCAAAATTCTCCCCAACCTACTACACCTTCTACCTCTCAACCCCAAGTTACAACTCCTGCTAAACCCGCTAATGCTAAACCTGTGGTTGTAACGGCCAAGTTCTCGAATGATTGTTGGACTTTAGTGACTGCCGACGGCAGAGAAATATATGAAGGCATTCCCAAGCCGGGTGAGACGTTAACGTGGGAAGCTGACAATAAAATCACAATGAAATTGGGTAACGCGGGTGCCGTTAATTTGATATATAATGGGAAACAAATAGGAACCCCCGGAACGAACGGTGAAGTGATTGACAAAACATTTACTGCCAATTCAGTTACACCCTAA
- the mnmH gene encoding tRNA 2-selenouridine(34) synthase MnmH produces the protein MLVNRLHKIITVANALQLEDPIFVDMRSPSEFQIGSIKGAVNIPLFSNEERVLVGTTYKSVGAEDAKQQGLEIVSGKLPAIVQQIRTISQKGSTVVVYCWRGGMRSRSVVGILDIMGIAAYQLLGGYKAYRRHILDKLGAFSLNPQVVVLCGSTGTGKTAVLELLGSKGIPVINLEKLANHRGSVFGQIGLGSATTAPNFDVALLDELERYNDRPFIVVECESKRVGKVYLPDFLYDAIKQGKKLLLITDIETRISRLMEEYLDTYDKNQPEILACIETLRKRLGNKKTERLLDDFRQGHVREVVRTLLVKYYDPLYGYEGAAASYFDQTIFADDLHNAAEKIIEYLNQLGGTCYADSRGNIEK, from the coding sequence GTGTTGGTGAACAGGTTGCATAAAATAATAACAGTTGCAAATGCACTACAATTAGAGGATCCAATATTTGTCGATATGCGATCACCTTCCGAATTTCAGATAGGAAGTATTAAAGGCGCGGTTAATATTCCTCTTTTTAGCAACGAGGAGAGGGTATTGGTAGGAACGACATATAAGTCGGTTGGAGCAGAGGATGCTAAACAGCAAGGCCTTGAAATCGTATCCGGCAAATTACCGGCTATTGTCCAACAAATCAGGACCATATCCCAAAAAGGCAGTACAGTTGTAGTCTACTGCTGGCGCGGCGGGATGAGATCAAGATCAGTGGTAGGCATTTTAGATATTATGGGAATAGCGGCTTATCAGCTGTTAGGCGGATATAAAGCATACAGGCGTCATATCTTAGATAAACTAGGCGCCTTTAGTCTCAACCCCCAAGTGGTTGTTTTATGTGGATCAACCGGAACCGGAAAAACTGCTGTTTTGGAGTTGTTAGGCAGTAAAGGTATTCCGGTCATTAATCTTGAGAAATTGGCTAATCACCGCGGATCAGTTTTTGGGCAGATTGGTTTGGGTTCCGCAACTACAGCCCCAAATTTTGATGTGGCGTTATTAGACGAATTAGAGCGTTATAATGACAGGCCTTTTATTGTTGTAGAATGTGAGAGTAAACGAGTCGGTAAGGTGTATCTTCCTGATTTTCTCTATGATGCGATCAAGCAAGGTAAAAAGCTGTTATTAATTACCGATATAGAGACGCGTATATCGCGACTCATGGAAGAATACCTGGACACATACGATAAAAATCAGCCGGAGATACTGGCTTGTATTGAAACTTTGCGCAAGCGATTAGGCAATAAGAAGACAGAACGGTTGCTGGATGATTTTAGACAGGGTCACGTGCGGGAGGTTGTTAGAACTCTGCTTGTGAAATATTATGATCCGTTGTATGGTTACGAGGGCGCTGCGGCGTCATATTTTGACCAAACGATTTTTGCTGATGACCTACATAATGCTGCAGAGAAAATTATCGAATATTTAAATCAGTTGGGAGGTACTTGTTATGCCGACAGTAGGGGAAATATTGAGAAGTGA
- a CDS encoding FtsK/SpoIIIE family DNA translocase has protein sequence MPRWFAQLSPELKFEILGVILITSGILAIISLLGLNVGPMGLFFTKLLKYTFGIGALLMPIVLIIIGLRYIMTKREIVYSVKFWGILLLYFLLLSIFHHIKTIPGQEIMPDSLAPGGGLVGGMILFTLRKLLGVDGSMVVLVALSICAVLMATTWSLAQTLLTAKQKAIESIMEAREAIASATEEMGCDKHSTKFYDQQQDSASFISNENDGHSEPEPSMPYQKTGAEEFQIHGEKPTEVLHKIQNDTNSAYKLPSLALLNKPNKPRSSKLPKEISDNARILEQTLESFGVSAKVINTCQGPTVTRYELEPAPGVKVSKIVNLADDLALKLASSGVRIEAPIPGKAAIGIEVPNKELAGVMLREVLESDDFQRSSSRLTVALGKDIAGQPVTAELTKMPHLLVAGATGSGKSVCINTLITSILFKAKPDEVKLVLIDPKMVELTNYNGIPHLLSPVVTDSKKAASALNWAVQEMERRYALFATGGVRDITRYNEVNLEGRLPFIVIIIDELADLMMVAPVDVEDAICRLAQKARAAGLHLVLATQRPSVDVITGTIKANVPSRISFAVSSQVDSRTILDMAGAEKLLGKGDMLFYPVGAAKPLRVQGAFISDSEVEELVEFIRQQAEPEYNEGVTAAESTSENTEQHFEDELLEEAVKMVLETGQASVSMLQRKFRIGYTRAARLIDTMEEMKIVGPNLGSKARDIIMTSDQIYARYFIK, from the coding sequence TTGCCTAGATGGTTTGCTCAATTATCTCCGGAGTTAAAGTTTGAAATCTTAGGAGTAATATTAATAACCAGTGGCATTTTGGCGATTATCAGTTTATTAGGGTTAAACGTGGGACCTATGGGACTATTTTTTACCAAACTGCTTAAGTATACTTTTGGCATCGGCGCATTACTGATGCCTATTGTACTGATCATCATTGGTTTGCGTTATATTATGACAAAGCGGGAAATTGTCTACTCCGTGAAATTTTGGGGAATACTGCTGTTATACTTCTTGCTTTTGTCAATCTTTCATCACATTAAAACAATTCCGGGGCAAGAAATCATGCCGGATAGCTTGGCTCCAGGCGGCGGGCTTGTCGGCGGAATGATCCTGTTTACACTCCGAAAACTTTTAGGGGTGGACGGTTCAATGGTAGTTTTGGTTGCTTTATCGATTTGCGCTGTTTTGATGGCGACTACCTGGTCACTGGCTCAGACTCTGTTGACCGCAAAGCAAAAGGCGATAGAGAGCATTATGGAGGCACGTGAGGCAATAGCGTCTGCTACCGAAGAAATGGGATGTGACAAGCATTCTACCAAGTTTTACGATCAGCAACAGGATTCAGCTTCATTTATTTCTAACGAAAACGATGGTCATAGTGAACCGGAACCCAGCATGCCTTATCAGAAAACGGGGGCAGAGGAATTTCAGATTCATGGAGAAAAACCAACTGAGGTATTACATAAAATACAAAATGATACTAATTCTGCTTATAAATTGCCATCTTTAGCGTTATTAAACAAACCAAACAAACCGCGATCATCAAAATTGCCCAAAGAGATTTCGGATAACGCGCGGATACTGGAACAAACACTGGAGAGCTTTGGGGTCAGTGCCAAGGTGATTAATACCTGTCAGGGGCCTACTGTAACAAGATACGAGTTAGAACCTGCTCCTGGCGTCAAGGTGAGTAAAATTGTGAACTTAGCAGACGATTTGGCGTTAAAACTGGCATCCTCCGGTGTTAGAATTGAAGCTCCTATTCCCGGAAAGGCCGCCATCGGCATTGAGGTTCCCAATAAAGAATTGGCCGGAGTGATGTTGCGAGAGGTGTTGGAAAGTGATGACTTTCAACGATCTTCGTCCCGACTCACTGTTGCTCTCGGAAAAGATATTGCTGGTCAACCGGTCACTGCCGAATTGACCAAAATGCCCCATTTGCTGGTTGCGGGAGCAACGGGATCAGGGAAGAGTGTTTGTATCAATACACTGATAACCAGTATTCTGTTTAAAGCCAAACCGGATGAAGTGAAACTGGTGCTAATCGATCCTAAAATGGTTGAGCTAACCAACTATAACGGTATACCGCACTTATTAAGTCCAGTTGTAACCGATTCCAAAAAAGCAGCATCGGCATTGAATTGGGCTGTACAGGAGATGGAACGCCGGTACGCCCTTTTTGCAACTGGAGGCGTGCGGGATATTACAAGGTACAATGAGGTTAATCTTGAGGGAAGACTACCCTTTATTGTTATTATCATTGATGAGTTGGCCGATTTAATGATGGTAGCGCCGGTTGATGTTGAGGATGCCATATGCAGATTAGCCCAAAAAGCCAGGGCAGCCGGACTGCATTTAGTATTGGCTACGCAGCGTCCATCAGTCGATGTGATTACCGGAACTATCAAAGCGAATGTTCCCTCCCGGATTTCCTTTGCTGTCTCGTCGCAGGTTGATTCGCGCACAATACTCGATATGGCAGGGGCTGAGAAGCTATTAGGAAAAGGGGACATGCTGTTTTACCCGGTAGGGGCGGCGAAACCTTTACGAGTTCAGGGTGCATTTATCAGTGACAGCGAAGTAGAAGAGCTTGTGGAATTTATTAGACAACAAGCTGAACCGGAATATAATGAAGGGGTTACTGCGGCTGAAAGCACCAGCGAAAACACTGAACAACATTTTGAAGACGAGTTGTTGGAAGAAGCAGTCAAAATGGTACTTGAGACTGGGCAGGCTTCTGTATCTATGTTGCAGCGGAAGTTCCGCATTGGGTATACACGGGCGGCAAGACTCATTGATACAATGGAAGAAATGAAGATAGTGGGTCCTAATTTGGGAAGCAAAGCCCGTGATATTATCATGACATCGGATCAGATCTATGCGAGATATTTTATAAAATAA
- a CDS encoding YlzJ-like family protein: protein MLLWTIIPEEMIFPVSDLTENRKCEEIEEVDFGGCQVQVTKVSDDQYKILRLLTTDPAKYLQQDLQPGTIIVAKKLFQTLSN from the coding sequence ATGCTTCTTTGGACAATTATACCAGAAGAGATGATTTTCCCCGTCTCAGATTTAACAGAAAACCGAAAATGCGAAGAAATAGAAGAAGTCGACTTTGGGGGTTGCCAGGTACAGGTCACCAAAGTTTCAGACGACCAGTACAAAATTCTTCGCTTATTAACGACTGATCCTGCAAAATACTTGCAGCAAGATCTTCAGCCCGGTACAATCATTGTTGCCAAAAAGTTATTTCAAACGCTCTCAAACTAA
- a CDS encoding ClpP family protease, whose protein sequence is MLNNDNPVVAPPGTNPEQPQTMPSPAPAKRTKQARKAASVTDNIQELGSTEVPMAKTNIHVMTIIGQIEGHMVLPPQNKTTKYEHLLPQLVAIEQADEIEGLLLVINTVGGDVEAGLAIAEMVSSMSKPSVSIVLGGGHSIGVPIAVSANYSYIVESATMTIHPIRLTGLVIGAPSSFDYLEKMQERVNKFVVTNSNVTEKKWKELLFKTGELSRDIGTSVGGKDAVKFGIIDQVGGVAQAISKLKELIAAQKAQNENKGLKQ, encoded by the coding sequence ATGCTTAATAATGATAATCCGGTAGTAGCTCCTCCCGGGACAAACCCGGAACAGCCGCAAACTATGCCGTCACCGGCTCCTGCGAAAAGAACCAAGCAGGCCCGCAAGGCTGCTTCTGTTACCGACAATATCCAGGAACTAGGGTCAACAGAAGTACCTATGGCCAAAACGAATATTCACGTTATGACTATTATTGGTCAAATTGAAGGCCATATGGTGCTGCCGCCTCAGAATAAGACGACAAAGTATGAGCATTTATTGCCGCAATTAGTGGCTATTGAGCAAGCCGATGAAATTGAAGGACTGTTATTAGTCATCAATACCGTTGGCGGCGATGTTGAGGCCGGATTGGCTATTGCCGAAATGGTCTCCAGTATGTCTAAGCCTTCAGTTTCGATAGTTTTAGGAGGCGGGCATAGTATTGGCGTGCCGATAGCTGTTTCCGCCAACTACTCCTACATCGTTGAAAGTGCAACTATGACCATTCACCCTATTCGCCTTACCGGATTGGTGATTGGCGCGCCCAGTTCGTTTGATTACCTCGAAAAAATGCAGGAACGGGTGAATAAGTTTGTCGTTACGAATTCTAATGTGACTGAGAAAAAGTGGAAGGAACTATTATTTAAGACAGGAGAGCTATCCAGAGATATCGGAACATCTGTTGGTGGCAAAGACGCAGTAAAATTTGGAATTATTGATCAAGTGGGTGGAGTTGCTCAAGCCATCAGCAAATTGAAAGAACTTATTGCGGCCCAAAAAGCCCAAAATGAGAATAAGGGGCTGAAACAATAA
- a CDS encoding ribonuclease J, which produces MTIVRYGDEIIIIDSGLMFPEDDMLGIDLVIPDITYLLDNRDLVKAIVLTHGHEDHIGALPYVLKQLNVPVYGTRLTLGILEGRLKENNVSANNLHAIKAGDQIQIGALKVGFIRVSHSIADSVALWIKTPIGTIVHTGDFKLDQTPVDGKVTDFHRFAELGDQGVLVLLADSTNAERPGYTLSEKSVGATFDEAFRNAHERIIIASFSSNIHRIQQAIDTACKHKRKVAVLGRSMVNVVNIALELGYLTVPEGVIIDIDEINNYPAAGIVILTTGSQGEPMSALTRMAMSDHKKVEIVPGDTVIISATPIPGNEKLVSRTIDYLFRQGAEVVYESTSGIHVSGHASQEELKLIHNLIRPKFFIPVHGEYRHLIKHAKLAQALGMAKENIFVAENGQVLEFTAEKGGIVGKVTSGNVLVDGLGVGDVGNIVLRDRRQLSQDGILIVVVTMDKQRGSAVAGPDIVSRGFVYVRESEQLMEEAKERVKQALEKCELGGVTEWSAIKSNVRDTLGKYLYERTRRRPMILPIIMEV; this is translated from the coding sequence ATGACAATAGTCCGCTATGGGGATGAAATTATCATTATTGACTCTGGTTTGATGTTCCCGGAAGACGATATGCTAGGTATAGATTTAGTCATTCCGGATATTACCTACTTACTTGACAATCGTGATTTGGTTAAGGCTATCGTACTCACCCACGGACATGAAGATCACATCGGTGCATTACCTTACGTTCTTAAGCAATTGAATGTGCCGGTTTATGGTACAAGGCTTACTCTGGGAATATTAGAAGGACGCCTGAAAGAAAACAATGTATCGGCGAATAACTTACATGCGATTAAGGCCGGCGATCAGATACAAATCGGTGCATTAAAAGTCGGATTTATTCGAGTTAGTCACTCCATTGCCGATTCAGTTGCTCTGTGGATTAAGACCCCGATCGGAACCATTGTTCATACTGGCGACTTCAAGCTTGACCAGACGCCTGTGGATGGAAAGGTAACTGATTTTCATAGGTTTGCCGAACTTGGCGATCAAGGAGTGTTAGTTTTACTTGCAGACAGTACAAATGCTGAAAGACCAGGTTATACGTTAAGCGAAAAGTCGGTTGGAGCTACCTTTGATGAAGCTTTTCGCAATGCCCATGAACGTATCATTATTGCTTCATTTTCATCCAACATCCATAGAATTCAGCAGGCCATAGATACAGCCTGCAAGCACAAACGAAAAGTGGCTGTTTTGGGCCGCAGTATGGTTAATGTTGTAAATATTGCTTTAGAATTAGGATACCTGACTGTACCGGAAGGTGTAATAATTGATATTGATGAAATTAACAATTACCCTGCAGCGGGAATAGTAATTCTAACCACAGGCAGTCAGGGAGAACCAATGTCGGCTTTAACCAGAATGGCAATGTCTGATCACAAAAAAGTGGAAATCGTCCCGGGGGATACGGTTATTATATCGGCGACCCCGATACCGGGCAATGAAAAGCTGGTATCGAGAACCATAGACTATCTTTTCCGTCAAGGCGCTGAGGTCGTGTATGAATCCACGTCGGGTATTCACGTCTCCGGGCATGCCAGCCAAGAGGAGTTAAAACTCATTCATAACCTTATTCGTCCGAAATTTTTTATACCGGTACACGGCGAGTACAGGCACTTGATTAAACACGCCAAACTGGCTCAGGCCCTTGGAATGGCTAAAGAAAATATTTTTGTTGCCGAGAATGGCCAAGTTTTAGAATTTACTGCTGAAAAAGGCGGTATTGTCGGTAAGGTTACATCCGGCAACGTCCTTGTCGATGGTCTGGGAGTGGGTGATGTCGGCAATATTGTTCTTCGTGATCGCAGACAGTTGTCCCAAGACGGAATCTTGATTGTTGTGGTAACGATGGATAAGCAGCGTGGCTCAGCCGTGGCTGGCCCGGATATTGTATCAAGGGGATTTGTTTACGTGCGGGAATCTGAGCAGTTGATGGAAGAAGCCAAAGAACGGGTTAAACAGGCACTTGAAAAATGTGAGCTTGGCGGAGTGACTGAGTGGTCCGCCATTAAATCGAATGTTCGCGATACGTTAGGTAAATATCTCTATGAGAGAACGCGCCGGCGGCCGATGATATTACCGATAATTATGGAAGTTTAA
- the dapA gene encoding 4-hydroxy-tetrahydrodipicolinate synthase: MKNFGRVLTAMVTPFNDDQSVNYREAARLAEYLVQNGSDGLVLAGSTGESATLTKEEKVKLFAAVLDAVGDKATVIAGTGSNDTRASIALTQEAEKAGVHGAMAVGPYYNKPPQEGYYQHFKAIAESTGLPLILYNIPGRTASNILPPTIARLAEIKNIVAIKEASGSLEQVSEIIRTTPDEFLVYSGDDGFTLPLLALGGVGIISVAAHIVGNRMQEMVTAFFAGNISKAQAIHLELLPFFKVIFITTNPIPIKEALNLTGFKAGQVRLPLVPPMETESNQIKKVMQSLGILQ, encoded by the coding sequence ATGAAAAATTTCGGGCGGGTTCTTACCGCTATGGTCACGCCGTTTAATGATGATCAATCTGTAAACTATCGCGAAGCTGCCAGACTTGCCGAATATCTTGTACAAAACGGATCCGACGGACTTGTGCTTGCCGGTAGTACCGGCGAATCAGCCACATTAACGAAAGAAGAGAAGGTAAAGCTATTTGCAGCTGTGCTTGACGCAGTTGGCGATAAAGCTACTGTGATCGCCGGTACCGGGTCCAATGATACCCGGGCATCAATTGCTCTAACGCAGGAAGCTGAAAAAGCCGGCGTCCATGGAGCTATGGCGGTCGGTCCATATTATAATAAACCGCCACAAGAAGGATATTACCAACACTTTAAAGCCATTGCCGAGTCAACGGGACTACCACTTATCCTCTACAACATTCCAGGGCGTACCGCCTCTAATATTTTGCCGCCGACTATCGCCAGATTGGCTGAAATCAAAAATATTGTCGCTATTAAGGAAGCTAGCGGCAGCCTTGAGCAAGTATCTGAAATAATCAGAACCACCCCTGACGAATTTTTGGTATATAGCGGTGACGACGGTTTCACATTGCCTCTTCTTGCTCTTGGCGGTGTAGGGATCATAAGTGTTGCTGCCCACATTGTCGGCAATAGGATGCAGGAAATGGTAACTGCCTTTTTCGCCGGCAATATTTCCAAAGCTCAGGCAATTCATTTGGAGTTATTGCCGTTCTTTAAAGTCATATTTATAACAACCAATCCGATACCTATAAAAGAAGCCCTCAATCTGACCGGATTTAAGGCAGGACAGGTAAGATTGCCTTTAGTTCCGCCAATGGAAACAGAATCCAATCAAATCAAAAAAGTTATGCAAAGTCTGGGTATCTTACAATAA
- the dapG gene encoding aspartate kinase: MRIIVQKFGGTSVASPEVRELVLKKIEKAREQEFHPVVVVSAMGRRGDCYATDTFINMARDTYKYIAPRELDHIMYCGEMISAVVMAGTLQAAGMDAIMLTGGQAGIITDGSFNHARILKCDPTRLFGLTKAGKIPVVCGFQGMTSEGEFTTLGRGGSDTTAAALGAALNAELVEIYTDVDGIMTADPRIVANAKILDCISYGEVCQLAHQGAKVIHPRAVEIAMQKNIPLVVKSTFSDAPGTLITNIGKEDADGTTVTDRVATGVTYLGNIVQIKIHLDEDISSDDSYKVFKTMADSGISVDLINVHPGEIMFTIDSDFAERAIAKLKRQGYDVEMVESCAKVSVVGGGMREVPGVMANFIEALSKKKIAILQTVDSHTSISVLVQKGDVEAAVKALHEKFGLCN, translated from the coding sequence ATGCGAATAATTGTCCAAAAGTTTGGGGGAACCTCAGTTGCCTCACCTGAGGTTCGGGAGCTTGTATTAAAAAAAATAGAAAAAGCGCGTGAACAAGAGTTCCATCCGGTAGTTGTCGTATCAGCCATGGGACGAAGGGGCGATTGTTATGCGACCGATACCTTTATTAACATGGCCCGGGACACATATAAATACATTGCGCCACGAGAACTGGACCATATCATGTACTGTGGAGAAATGATATCGGCTGTGGTAATGGCGGGAACTCTTCAAGCTGCCGGTATGGATGCAATCATGCTTACCGGTGGGCAGGCCGGTATCATAACCGATGGAAGCTTTAATCATGCGCGTATATTAAAATGCGACCCTACCCGCCTTTTTGGGCTGACAAAGGCAGGAAAAATACCTGTAGTATGCGGTTTTCAGGGAATGACTTCCGAGGGAGAATTTACTACATTAGGACGTGGCGGCAGTGATACTACGGCAGCGGCATTAGGCGCCGCTTTAAATGCTGAGTTGGTGGAAATATATACTGATGTTGACGGCATTATGACAGCTGATCCGAGAATTGTTGCCAATGCCAAAATACTGGATTGTATTAGTTATGGGGAAGTTTGCCAACTCGCGCACCAAGGGGCTAAAGTAATACATCCGAGGGCGGTAGAAATAGCGATGCAAAAAAATATTCCGTTAGTTGTTAAATCTACATTTTCTGATGCGCCCGGTACTCTGATAACAAACATAGGGAAAGAGGATGCTGACGGGACTACAGTAACGGACCGGGTGGCAACTGGAGTCACTTATTTGGGAAATATTGTTCAGATAAAAATTCATTTGGATGAGGATATTTCCAGCGATGACAGCTACAAAGTATTTAAAACCATGGCCGACAGCGGCATTAGTGTCGATCTAATCAATGTCCATCCCGGTGAAATCATGTTTACCATTGATTCTGATTTTGCTGAGAGGGCAATAGCGAAACTCAAGCGGCAGGGTTATGACGTGGAAATGGTTGAAAGCTGTGCTAAAGTATCTGTCGTTGGTGGTGGTATGAGAGAGGTTCCCGGTGTTATGGCTAATTTTATTGAGGCTCTGTCAAAGAAGAAGATTGCCATTCTACAAACAGTAGATTCTCATACTTCCATTTCAGTGCTTGTCCAAAAAGGTGATGTAGAAGCCGCCGTTAAAGCTTTACACGAGAAGTTTGGCTTGTGTAATTAG
- a CDS encoding aspartate-semialdehyde dehydrogenase, giving the protein MKKYNVAILGATGAVGREFIKLIEERNFPYNELKLLASERSAGKEIEVAGKKYTVEEARPDSFKEIQIALFAGGSISKTLAPEAVKFGAVVIDNSSAFRMDPEVPLVVPEVNPEAIKQHRGIIANPNCSTIIMVMALKPIYDSVKIKRVVVSTYQAVSGAGKEAIDELTDQVEAVMEERPVKARVLPSASLDKHYQIAFNLIPHIDIFVDGDYTKEEMKMVNETHKILNDPSIGISATTVRVPVYRAHSESINLELDGPLSPPEAKELLAKFPGVIVQDNPAEMIYPMPLLASGHDEVFVGRIREDKSVKHGLNMWVVGDQIRKGAALNAVQIAEYMIHQNLI; this is encoded by the coding sequence ATGAAAAAGTATAATGTGGCAATTTTAGGCGCTACTGGAGCTGTTGGCCGCGAATTTATTAAATTAATCGAAGAACGGAATTTTCCGTACAATGAACTTAAGTTACTGGCCTCGGAACGTTCAGCGGGTAAAGAGATTGAAGTTGCAGGCAAAAAGTATACTGTAGAGGAAGCCCGGCCTGATTCATTTAAAGAAATACAGATTGCTTTGTTTGCCGGGGGATCTATTAGCAAGACACTTGCGCCGGAAGCTGTTAAGTTTGGTGCTGTAGTAATCGACAACTCCAGTGCTTTTCGCATGGATCCCGAAGTGCCTTTGGTTGTGCCTGAAGTCAATCCGGAAGCTATTAAGCAGCACCGGGGCATAATTGCCAATCCCAACTGTTCAACAATCATTATGGTTATGGCTTTGAAACCCATATATGACAGTGTAAAAATCAAACGAGTGGTAGTTTCAACCTATCAGGCAGTATCAGGAGCGGGTAAAGAAGCAATTGACGAATTGACGGATCAGGTTGAAGCCGTCATGGAAGAACGTCCGGTAAAAGCGCGTGTATTGCCAAGTGCGAGCCTTGACAAGCACTATCAAATCGCATTTAATCTCATTCCGCATATCGATATATTTGTAGATGGAGACTATACAAAAGAAGAGATGAAGATGGTTAATGAGACGCATAAAATATTAAACGATCCTAGCATCGGCATTTCGGCCACAACGGTCAGGGTGCCGGTATACCGCGCCCATTCGGAATCCATAAATCTGGAACTTGACGGTCCGTTATCGCCGCCGGAAGCCAAAGAACTTTTGGCTAAATTCCCAGGAGTTATTGTACAAGATAATCCGGCTGAAATGATTTACCCAATGCCGCTGTTGGCATCTGGTCATGATGAAGTGTTTGTGGGGAGAATTCGCGAAGATAAGTCTGTAAAACACGGACTTAATATGTGGGTAGTTGGTGATCAAATTAGAAAAGGTGCAGCCCTTAATGCTGTACAAATAGCGGAGTACATGATTCATCAAAATTTAATTTGA
- the dapB gene encoding 4-hydroxy-tetrahydrodipicolinate reductase, which produces MIRVLVCGAYGKMGREVLKAVHKDEHLSIVGAVDLKSDFNDVGDIIGAGKTGVIVGNDLSMVINETKPQVMVDFTNPEAVMNNIRIAINNGVCPVVGTTGLSEEDLQEVRDLCEYTKVNAIISPNFSIGAILMMRLAQEAVKYLPQVEIIELHHDQKLDAPSGTALRTAELIAQVRGTLRQGHPDEFEKLAGARGSELAGIRVHSVRLPGYVAHQEVIFGGLGQTLTIRHDSISRESFMPGVTLACKRILTIDGLVYGLENILD; this is translated from the coding sequence GTGATACGAGTGTTAGTGTGCGGCGCCTACGGAAAAATGGGACGGGAAGTGTTGAAAGCCGTACATAAAGATGAACATTTAAGCATTGTTGGCGCTGTCGATTTAAAATCTGATTTTAACGATGTTGGGGATATTATAGGTGCGGGGAAAACCGGGGTTATTGTCGGCAATGACTTGAGTATGGTAATCAATGAAACGAAACCCCAAGTTATGGTTGATTTTACCAATCCGGAGGCTGTTATGAATAATATCAGAATCGCAATCAATAACGGCGTGTGTCCGGTGGTTGGGACTACCGGACTATCGGAAGAAGATCTTCAAGAAGTGCGTGACTTATGCGAATATACAAAAGTAAATGCTATTATTTCGCCTAATTTTTCAATTGGGGCCATACTAATGATGAGATTGGCGCAAGAGGCGGTAAAATATCTGCCCCAAGTCGAGATTATTGAACTTCATCATGATCAAAAACTGGATGCGCCGTCTGGAACTGCCTTGAGAACGGCGGAATTAATCGCTCAGGTTCGGGGAACTTTACGCCAAGGACATCCGGATGAATTTGAAAAACTGGCCGGCGCAAGAGGGAGCGAGCTAGCCGGCATTAGGGTTCACAGTGTCCGGCTTCCTGGCTATGTGGCCCATCAGGAAGTTATTTTTGGCGGTCTGGGTCAAACGTTAACCATTCGTCACGACTCAATCTCCAGAGAATCATTTATGCCTGGTGTAACGCTGGCCTGTAAGCGGATTCTAACAATTGACGGCCTGGTTTACGGGCTGGAGAACATTCTGGATTAA